In Siniperca chuatsi isolate FFG_IHB_CAS linkage group LG16, ASM2008510v1, whole genome shotgun sequence, the following proteins share a genomic window:
- the tmem121ab gene encoding transmembrane protein 121Ab gives MVLPPPDKRHVCLTTIVIMTSMAFMDAYLVEQNQGPRKIGVCIIVLVGDVCFLIVLRYVAVWVGAEVRTARRGYAMILWFLYIFVLEIKLYFVFQNCKADRKSLETVARKALTLLLSVCVPGLYLVLVALDSMEYVRTFRKKEDMRSRLFWVALDLLDLLDIQANLWEPQRTGLPIWAEGLMFFYCYILLLILPCVSLSEISMQGEHMSPQKMMLYPVLSLVTINVVTILIRGVNMVLFQDSRVSTIFVGKNVVAIATKASTFLEYRRQVKEFPHPQNAMALELQQNSVSHTQPLPNATSLPHEPSPAQDVIDT, from the coding sequence ATGGTGTTGCCGCCCCCAGACAAACGCCACGTGTGCCTGACCACCATCGTCATCATGACCAGCATGGCCTTCATGGACGCCTACCTGGTGGAGCAGAACCAGGGTCCCAGAAAGATTGGTGTGTGTATTATAGTGCTGGTAGGGGATGTATGCTTCCTCATAGTGCTGCGTTATGTGGCAGTGTGGGTCGGTGCCGAGGTGCGCACCGCCCGACGAGGATACGCCATGATCCTCTGGTTTCTGTACATCTTTGTCCTGGAGATCAAGCTCTACTTTGTCTTCCAGAATTGCAAAGCAGACAGGAAGAGTTTAGAGACGGTGGCCCGGAAGGCTCTGACGTTATTATTATCTGTATGTGTACCAGGCTTGTACTTGGTTCTAGTGGCTCTGGATAGTATGGAATATGTGAGAACTTTCCGGAAGAAGGAGGACATGAGGAGTCGTCTATTCTGGGTGGCTCTGGACCTGCTGGACCTGCTAGATATCCAAGCCAATCTGTGGGAGCCCCAGCGGACAGGCCTGCCCATCTGGGCCGAGGGCCTGATGTTCTTCTACTGCTACATCCTGCTGCTCATCCTGCCCTGCGTGTCGCTCAGCGAAATCAGCATGCAGGGGGAGCACATGTCGCCCCAGAAGATGATGCTGTACCCAGTTCTGAGCCTGGTCACCATAAACGTGGTCACCATCCTCATACGAGGAGTAAACATGGTGCTGTTTCAGGACAGCCGTGTTTCCACCATCTTTGTCGGAAAGAACGTGGTGGCCATCGCCACAAAGGCGTCCACCTTCCTGGAGTACCGCAGACAGGTGAAGGAGTTCCCCCACCCACAGAACGCCATGGCGCTAGAGCTGCAGCAGAATTCTGTCAGCCACACGCAGCCGCTGCCCAATGCCACCAGTTTGCCACATGAACCTTCGCCGGCGCAGGACGTCATTGACACATGA